The genomic DNA GGGCCGACCTCGCCCTCTACCGGGCCAAGGCGGCGGGCCGGAACCGGGTCGAGTCGCAGGCGGCCTGACCGGCGGCCTGACAGGCGTCCCCGCGTCAATACGCGCGCCCGCGCGCGCGGATGAAAAGGCCGGCCTCGCCGTGTTATCGGATTCGGCCGGCCCGTCGAGGCCGGCGGAGCGGCGCGCGGGACCGAACCCATGGACATGCAGGTACCGGCCCGATCCGGCCGCGACGCGAGCGTGCTGAACCACCGCCGCCTGTGCAAGATCGCGTCCTCGCCGCACGCCTACGTCCGCGGCAGCACGGCGCGGTTCTACGAGCTGCTCGCCGGGATGCCGGCCGGCACCCTGCCCGAGGGGCCGCCCGTCTGGATCTGCGGCGACGCGCATCTCGGCAATCTCGGCGCGCTCGCCGGCCCGGACGGCGGGATCGACATCCAGATCCGCGACCTCGACCAGACCGTGGTGGCGAACCCGGCCTTCGACCTCGTCCGGCTCGCGCTCTCCCTGGTCACCGCGGCGCTCAACGCGACCCTGCCGGGCATCGTCACCGCCCGGATGATGGACGCCATGGCGGACGGCTACGCCGACGGGATCGCCGATCCCGAGGGGGCCGAGCGGGGCGTGGACCCGTCCGAGATCGTCGTCACGACGAAGCGGCGGGCGCTCGGCCGGCGCTGGCGCCACCTCTCGCGCGAGCGCCTGAAGGGCAAGGCCGCCCGGCTCCCGCGGGGCAGCCGGTTCTTCGACCTCGACGCCGACGAGCAGGACTCGCTGACGGCGCTGATCCGCGACCCGGAGATCCGCCGCCTCGTCCTGGCGCTCGGCAGCGCGGCCGACGACGCCGAGATCCGGCTGCTCGACGCCGCCTACTGGATCAAGGGCTGCAGCTCCCTCGGGCGCCTGCGCTACGCCGCCCTGGTGGAGGTGCTGGGCGGCGACCGCCCGCAGCTCGCCCTCCTCGACGTCAAGGAGGCGGTGCCGCACCTCGCGCCGGCCGCCGGGATCGCGGTGCCGCCCGACCACGCCGCGCGGGTCGTCGCGGGGGCGCGGGCGCTGTCGCCCAACCTCGGCGACCGGATGGTCGCCGGCCACATCGGCGGCACGCCCGTCACGGTCCGCGAGCTGCTGCCGCAGGATCTCAAGATCGACGCCGAGCAGTTCTCCCGCGGCGAGGCGGTCCGCGTCTCCCGGCACCTCGCCGCCATCCTGGGCCGGGCCCACGGCCGCCAGATGGGCGCGGCCGACCGCCGGGCCTGGATCGACGCCGTGCGGGCGCCGGGCCCGGGCCCCGACGCCCCCGGCTGGCTCTGGTCGGTGGTCACCGACCTGATGGGCGCGCACCAGCGCGGCTACCTGGAGCATTGCCGCCGGATCGCCCGGGAGGCGCTGGACGCGGCCTGACGCGGCCCTGACCGGCCCGGACCCGGGGCGCTTCCGCCACGACGCCGGTTGACACCATCCCCGCCATCGCCAACACCTCGCGCCCGCCGCCTCTCGCGCGGCGGACCCCGGGAAGACCTGTGATACGATGGCGGTGACGCGCACCTACCTCGACTTCGAGAAGCCAGTGGCCGAGCTGGAGGCGAAGCTCGAGGAGCTGCGCGCCGTGAGCGCGCGCGACGGCGCGGTCTCCATCGCCGAGGAGGTCGGCCGGCTCGAGGCCAAGGCCGGCCAGGCGCTCGCCGAGATCTACGCGAATCTGACCCCCTGGCAGAAGACCCAGGTGGCCCGCCACCCGCAGCGGCCGCACTTCGTGGACTACCGCGACGGGCTCATCACCGAGTTCACCCCGCTGGCCGGCGACCGCAGCTTCGGCGAGGACGAGGCGATCCTGGGCGGGTTCGGCCGGTTCCGCGGCCGGCCGGTCCTGGTGCTCGGCCAGGAGAAGGGCGCCACCACCGAGGCGCGGCTGCGCCACAATTTCGGGATGGCCCGGCCCGAGGGCTACCGCAAGGCGGTCCGCCTCATGGAGACCGCCGACCGGTTCGGTCTGCCGGTCCTCGCCTTCGTGGACACCGCCGGCGCCTATCCGGGCATCGAGGCGGAGGAGCGCGGCCAGGCCGAGGCCATCGCCCGCTCGACCGAGGCCTGCCTCGCGCTCGGCGTGCCCAACGTCGCCGTGGTGATCGGGGAGGGCGGCTCGGGCGGCGCGATCGCGCTCGCCACCGCCAACCGGGTGCTGATGCTGGAGCACGCGATCTACGGGGTGATCTCGCCGGAGGGCGCCGCCTCGATCCTGTGGCGCGACCAGGGCCGCGCGTCGGACGCCGCGACCGCCATGAAGATCACCGCCCAGGACCTGCTGCGGCTCGGCGTCATCGACGCGATCATCCCGGAGGCCACCGGCGGGGCGCACCGCGACCGCGAGGCGGCGATCCGGGCCGCGGGCGACGCCATCGCCGACGCCCTCGCGCAGTTCGACGGCCTCTCGCCCGTCGAGGTCCGCGACCGGCGCGCCGAGAAGTTCCTGGCGATCGGCCGGACCCTGTGAGCGAGCCCGGGGCGACGGGGGGCCTGTTCGGCGCGCTCGGCCGGCTGCTCGGCCGGCGCGACGCGCGGGAGCCGGGCCGGCACAACCACGCCTCCCTGGGCTGCAATTGCCAGATGGCGCACGTCCTCAAGACGCTCGACCTGCGCCAGTGGTCGGGGCCCCTCGACTGGATCTTCTCCATGCCCGGCATGGCCCGGGACTGCCTCGCCGACGACTTCGCGGCGCTCGTCGACCGGGGCCAGCTGGAGAGCATCCCGGAGGCCGAGCGGCGCGGCCCCGGCATCTGGCGGGGACGCCACCGCCTCTACCGGGAGCGGCACGGCCTCGAGTGCGTGTTCAACCACCACGACCCGGCGACGAGCGAGGCGGACTACGCCTTCCTCACCGAGGGCGTGCGCCGGCTGCGCCGGGCCCTCGACACGCCGGGCACCGACAACCGCCTCTGGATGATGACCCATCTGCACACGCCCCGCGACGTGGTCGAGGCGATCGACGACCTGCTCGGGCAGCGCGCCAGCCGCAACCACCTGACCTTCGTGCAGCTCGAGACCGGGCACCCGCGCATGGCGGTGGTCGAGGCGCTCGACCTCCGGCCCACCCTGCGCTGGCTCACCGTGCAGACGCCCTCGGAGCCGGTCGGCCTGCGGCTCGCCGACCCGGCCGACGACGCGGCGCTGGTGGCGATCATCCGCGCCGAGGCGGCGCGGCGGCCGGCTCTGTTCGCCTGAGCGGGCGCCCGGGGGCGACGTTGCGGGGCGGCGGACGGTCGGCTCCCGGGGCGGCCGTCAATGCGCGGCGCGCGACAGGGCAACGATCGCGCCGACGATGACGATCGTCTGGAAGCCGATCGAGCCGATCACCCATTTCATGATGTCGAACTTCGCTTCGGCCAGATCGGTCTTGGTGACGAGGTTCGTCAGATCGGAATCCCGACTCTCGCGGATCGCCGCGGTGATCGCCTCGGCCTGATCCTCTGACAGGCCGGTCGCCCGCAGGCGACGGACGAGGGCGTGCGTGTCGAGCGAGAGGGCCGTCATGGGCGACGTTCGCGTGTTCGAGCCGTCCGGGTCGATCGGCCGAATCCGGATGGCAGCCTCCGCGAACGTGGCGCCTTCATCCCGCCGAGGCAAGCAGCTCAAAGTTGGGCGCCCGGCGCGGTCGCACGCGTCCGCTCCGCCTGGGAGCCCACCGGTCCGCGCACCGGGCCGGCAGGCCGGACCGCGGGCGGGACCGCGCACGAGCACAGCATGGATCGCCGCGCGGCCCTGCGGCTCGAACGGCGCCGTCCCGCGACCCCGCCGCGGCGCGCTGTGGATAGCGCGCATGCGCGGGCTCTCCACACCCGAGAACAATCCAGTGTTGCAGCCGGGTCCTTGCGGTAAGGAAGGCGCAAGCTTAACGAGCCTATTGGGTTGGGGAGTGGCACCCGACGCGGCCAGCAAGGCCCGCGGGCGCGCGTAAGACGATCGAGGTTCCCCATGACGGCGCGTCTCGCGACCGCGCGACTGCTGGCGGCGGCGTCCCTGCTGGCCCTGTCGCTCGCCGCCTGCCAGGACGGTTCCGGGATCAACGGCCCGAGCGCGCGCAGCCTCGCGCCGATCGCCCCCCAGACCGTCGCGTTGATGCAGTCCAAGGGGATGCAGCCCTCCGACCCGATCCTGATCCGCACCTTCAAGAAGGAGGCGGAGATGGAGATCTGGAAGCGGGGGAGCGACGGCCGCTACGCCCTCCTGAAGACCTACCCGATCTGCCGCTGGTCCGGCCAGCTCGGGCCGAAGACCCGCGAGGGCGACCGGCAGGCGCCCGAGGGCTTCTACACGATCACCCCGGGCCTGATGAACCCGAACTCGTCGTACTATCTCTCGTTCGACACGGGCTTCCCGAACGCCGTCGACCGGGCCAACGGCCGCACCGGCAAGTACCTGATGGTGCACGGCACCTGCTCGTCGGCGGGCTGCTTCGCCATGACCGACGCCACCATCGCGGAGATCTACGCCGTCGCCCGCGACGCGTTCATCGGCGGCCAGCGCAGCTTCCAGTTCCAGTCCTACCCGTTCCGGATGACGGCCGAGAACATGGCCAAGTTCCGCAACGATCCGAACATCGCCTTCTGGCAGAACCTCAAGGAGGGCTCCGACTATTTCGAGGCCCTGCACGAGGAGCCGAAGGTCGGCCAGTGCGGGACCAAGTACGTGTTCGGCGGGGCCGACGCGGCCGCCGGCTCGTGCAAGCCGCGGGTCGACCCGCTGGTGGCCGAGAAGAGCGCGCGCGACACGCACGCGGTCGCCGACCTCGTCGCCAAGGGCACGCCGGCGGTGCGGGTCGTCTACCAGGACGGCGGCCAGAACCCGGTCTTCCGCCCGCAGAACGCCAGCGCCTTCGCGAGCCTCGGCGGCACCGAGACGGTCCTGCCCTACGACGCCAAGGAGTACGGCCGGCACAATCTCGGCGACGTGAGCCGACCCGAGACCCTGGCGGCCGGCCCGCAGGAGATCGAGCTCGCGCCGAAGGGCCAGCCCACGATGCTGGCCGGCGCCGAGCCGGCGGCCGCGACCCGCGCCGCGAAGGCCGGCGGCAAGGGGCACGGGCGGGAGCCAGCGGCGCCCACGACGCCCACGACGCTCATGGCGAACCGCGCCGATCCCGACGCGCAGGTCGAGACCACGGCGGCCCTGCCCGACAAGCCCGCTCGCATCGCGGTGGCGGACGCGGACGGCGATGCGAGCAGCTACCAGAAGCTGTTCGGCCAGCTCTTCGCCAAGGACAAGCCGGCCCCGGCGGCGCCCGCGGCCCCGGCGGTCGCCGCCGCGGTCGTGCCCGCGGCGGCGCCGGAGCCGGCGAAGGTCGCCCACGCCGCCGAGACGGTCGCGCCGAAGGCCGCCAGGGCCCACGCGGTGAAGACCGCGAAGGTCGAGGGCAAGGGTGAGTCGAAGGCCGACGCGAAGGCGGAGAAGCCCGCCCTCCGGAAGGGCGAGCCCGAGGGCCGGAAGCCCTGACGGTTCAGACCAGCGGCCGGTCGCGGTTCATCAGCCACAGGGCGTGGACCGTGCCGGGCAGCCAGCCCAGGATCCACAGCAGGATGTTCAGCAGGAACTGAAGGCCGAAGCCCGTGGTGACGAGCACGGCGATCGGCGGGAAGAAGATCGCGAGCAGGATGCGGACGAGGCTGGACACGGGGACTCCGGGCGTGAGGTCGGCACGTCCCGGCTCCAACGAAACACGGTTTTATCCGTTCCGCCCGATCTGACCCCGAACCGGCCCCGAAGACCCCGGCAGGCCGGGGCCGCGGGGGCGGCGCCTCAGTTCTTCGCCGGCGGCGTGGTGGCCGAGGGGACGTTGGCGGCCTGCTTCTCCGGGTGCTTCACCTGGCTGTAGGCGACGTTCGCGAAGGTGCCGATCACCGCGGGCCAGCTCGGGTTGCCGTATTGCGGGTCGTCGCGGCCGACCTTGCAGAAGGCCGTGGTCAGGCCGTTGACGATGTCGTCGTCGGTGACCCCGGTCGGCTCCGCCTTCACCTGCTGCACCAGCCGGGCGAGGGTCGGGACGAAGTCCTGCTGCTTCAGGCCCTTCAGGCTCGCCTGCAGGCCGATCTTGTCGAAGGCGGCCTTGAGCTTGTCCTGCTCGATCTCCGCGCAGGGCGCCGTGCCGGCCAGCATGGTCTTGGTGGCGGCGCGCGCCTCCGAGGCCTTCTCGCCGGTCACGACCGGCGCCTTGTTGCCCCAGGAATTGCGGATGTAGTCGGTGACGTTCTTCACCTCGACGTCGGTCATCTGCTGGCCGATCGCCACCATCGGGGCGAGCCCACTCTGGGCGCCGAGCCCGCCGTAGATCACCCGCAGCACCGTCTCGGGGCCCTCGGACTGGACCGAGGTGTTGCCGGCGAGCGCCGGGACCGCGCCCTCGATGCCCTTGCCGTCGGGCTGGTGGCAGGAGGAGCAGTAGGTCAGGTAGGTGGAGGCGCCGGGCGCGTCGGGCGTGTCGAAGGCCGTGAGGTCCTTCGGCTTGTAGGTCTGCTTGGCCGGCACGGTGCGCAGGTACGCCACCATGGCCTTCAGGTCCTCCTCCTTCACCTTGGAGAGGGATTCCATGATGGTCTGGCGCATCGGCCCGGCGGCGACGCCCGGCCGGTCGCCCGGGGCGGTGCCGGTCTTGAGGTAGGTCACCACCTGCTCGTCGGTCCAGGCGCCGATGCCCTGGTGGCCGTCCGGGGTGATGTTGGGGGCGTACCAGCCGTCGATCACGCCGCCGCCGAACCGGCCCGCGAAGCTCGAGTTGCCGACGAGCTTGTTCTCGTTGTGGCACATGGCGCAGTGGCCGAGCCCCTCCACGAGGTAGCCGCCGCGGTTCACCTCGGCGCTGGCCTTCGGGTCGGGCTTGAAGCGCTCCTCGGTGAAGAAGGCCGTCCGCCACGTCACCAGCGCCGTGCGGACGCTGAACGGGAACGGGATCTGGCTCTCCTTCCGCTTCTCGTTCACGGCCGGGACCGACTGGAGATAGGCCCAGATCGCCTTGGTGTCCTCGTCGGTGACCTTGGTGAACCACGCGAACGGGAAGGCCGGGTACAGGTAGCCGACGTTCTTGCTGTAGCCGTGCCGGAACGCCTGGTCGAAGTCGGCGTAGCTCCAGTTGCCGAGGCCCGTCTCCTTGTCGGGGGTGAGGTTGGGGGTCATGATCACGCCGAAGGGCATGTTCAGCGCGTAGTTGCCGGCGAGGTACTTGCCGCCCGGCGCCGTGTGGCAGGCCGCGCAGTCGCCCATCGTCACGAGGTACTTGCCGCGCTCGATCTGGTCGGCCGAGCCGTCCTGCGCCAGTGCCGGCGCGGCCAGGAGCAGGCCCGCGAGGAAGGGGGCGGCCCGCATCGGGGCCAGCCGCGTCGGGGCCGCGCGGCCGGAGGAGAGGGCTCTCGTGCGCTGCATGCCGCGTCTCCCATCCCGATTTTAGAGCTGTTTGAAACTTGTGACGCGCGTGAACGCGGCCGTCGCGGGCGTTGTTCCGGCCGGCGCCGCGCTGCGGCGTTGTGCCGTGGCCGCCCGGACCCGCAGGCCGAGGTCGGCGAGATGGGCGACGAGCCCGGCGAGCATCCACCCGGCGACCGCGACCCAGCCGGCCCCCACGAGCGCCGCCCGCAGGGCCAGCATCAGGGCGGCGCCGGAGGCGAGGTTGGCCAGCAGGGACGGCAGCGGCGGGCCGCCCCGGCGGGCGAGCCACGCGAGGGCGAGCGCCTCCAGGGCGACGAGCAGCAGGATCCCGTCGACGATCCGGCCCGACGCGAAGGCGGGGCCGAGGACCGGGTCGAGGAGCGCCCCCATCAGGCGGGCTCCGCGAACGGCCCGTTGAGGCGGACGATCCGCAGGTTCAGGCAGGCGGCGACGCTGACCCAGGCGAGGTAGGGCAGGTTCATGAGCCCCGCCGCGCCCGAGACCCGGCCGGTCACCAGCACCAGCACGGCGATGGACAGCCACAGGACCGCGACCTCGGCCAGCGCCCAGTCGGGCCGGCGGAACCGGAAGAACAGCACGCTCCAGGCGATGTTGAGCACCCCGTTCACCGCGTAGGCGGCCAGCAGGACGCCCCGGGCGACGGGGTCGGCGTCGCCGTTCCAGGCCAGCACGCCAGCCGTGGTGGTGAGCGCGAAGATCACCGCCCAGACCGGGCCGAAGGCCCAGTCCGGCGGCTTCCAGGCCGGGACCCGCAGGCGCCGGTACCACGTGTCCGTCGTGGTCGCGAGGCCGCCGGCCACGGCCACCAGCACGGCGGCGACCGCCGCCACCGCGGGCGGTCCCAGATCGGCGGCGGCGAGGCTCACGGCGAGACCCAGCGGAACAGGTGCGCGAGGTCCTTGAAGAAGATCCGCGCGTGGGCGGCCGGCTTCGCGCGGACCAGCTCCTTGTTCATGTAGCTGTCCCAGGTGAGCTGCTGGACGTCCTTGTCCCGGCAGATCGAGACGAAGCGCTCGCGCAGGCCGTCGCTGCGGTACCAGACCCACTGCATCATCCCGAGGATCCAGAACACGCGCCCGTGCAGCTTCATGAACTGCTTCCGCGCGCCCGCGAGGGCGCGCGCGTCCCCGGTCCGCAGGAAGGCGGCCGCGGCCTCGGCCGACAGCCGGCCGCCGAGCATCGCGTAGTAGATCCCCTCGCCGGAGGCCGGCGCGACGACGCCCGCGGCGTCGCCCGCGAGCAGCACGTCCCGGCCGTTGTCCCAGCGCTTCAGGGGCTTCAGCGGCAGCGGCGCCCCCTCGCGGCGGACGGTCTCGGCGTGGTCGAGGCCGGTGGCGGCGCGCAGGGCCCGGATCGAGGAGCGCAGCGAGAACCCCTTCCGCGCGCTGCCGGTGCCGATGCTCAGCGTGTCCCCGTGGGGGAAGATCCAGCTGTAGAAGTCCGGCGAGTGGCGGCCCTGGTAGTAGACGTCGCAGCGGGTCGCCTCGACAGACCCGGCCCCGGGGGCGCCGGCCTCCGGGACCCGCAGGATCTCGTGATAGGCGAAGACCTGCCGCATCCTGGCGTGGCCCGGCACCTCCGCGCGGCCGACCGGCGAGCAGGCGCCGTCGGCGCCGAGGACGAGGCGGGCCCGGACGGCGTGGCGGGCGAGGCCGGCCCCCGCGCCGGTGGTGAAGTGGACCAGCGGCGGCCCGTCGTCGGGCCGGGTGATCCGGTCGTAGGCCGCCGCGCGCAGGTCGGCGCCGGCCGCCGCGGCCCGCTCGCGCAGCCACGGGTCGAAGTGCTCGCGGTCGACCATGCCGACGAATCCCTCGCCCACCGGCATGTCGACGGCCTTGCCGCTCGGCGCCACCATCCGGGCGGACCGGATCTTCGCCACCAGGAGCGCGTCCGGGATCGCGAAGTCCCGGATCAGCCGGGGCGGGATCGCGCCGCCGCAGGGCTTGATCCGGCCGGGCTTGTCGAGGAGCAGCACCGCGTGGCCGGCCCGGGCGAGGTCGGTCGCCGCCGTGGCGCCCGCCGGCCCGCCGCCGACCACGACGACGTCGTAGCTGTCGCGGCCGGGGCCGCCATCATCCAACCGGGCCATGGCCTCACCTCGCGCTGAAGGCAGGATCGAGCGGCACCGTGTCCGGTGCCGGAGCGGGTTCGAGCCGCGCCGCCAGGACGACCGCGACGAGGAACAGCAGCCCTTCCGCGGCGAAGACCGCCGCGTAGGCCTGGACGGGTTCGGCGGTGACCAGCCGGACGGCGTCGACCGCCACGGCCCCGAGGAAGCCGCCGGCCCCGAAGGCGACGCCCTGCGCGGCGCCCCAGACGCCCATGCGGGTGCCGCGCTCCCGCGCGTCGCCGCGGCCGGCGAGCGCCATCATCGAGCCGATGGCGGCGACCGCGTAGGCGCCGTTGGCCACCCCGAGGGCGAAGACCGTCGCGCGCAGGGGGAAGTCCGATCCCGCCGCCGCGCCGCTCGCCAGGGCGAAGAGGGCGGCGGCCGAGCCGGCGCAGCCGATCCCGATCCAGAGCCGCAGGGAGGCGAGGACGGTGCCGCGGGCGAGGAGCGTCACCGCCGCCACCAGCAGCATGCCGGCGAGCACGCCGCCGTGCTGGAGGCCGGCGAGCTTGGTGGTGGCGCCGGGGCTCATCGCGAAGACGAGGCCGGCATAGGGCTCCAGTATCAGCTCCTGGGCGCTGTAGGCCAGCATCGACACGAAGACGAAGATCGTGAAGGTCCGGCTCACGGGGTCGGCCAGCACGTGGGCCAGCACGGTGAAGAACGGGCGGCGCGCCTCCGCGGGCTCGGGCGCCCGGACCGGCAGGCGGCGCTCGACGCCGGCGACCGCGAGCGCCGCCACGCAGAAGGCGACGAGCGAGACCGTGCCCGACACCGCCACGAGGCGCGGGCCGGAGAACGGGTCGAGGAAGTGCCCGGCGAGCGGCGCCGTGACGGCGAAGCCGACGATCATCATCACCCAGACGACGGTGGCGGCCGCGCCCCGCCGGGCCGGCGCGACGCCGCCCGAGAGCAGGACGAGGAGGGAGGTCCCGGCCGCGCCGACGCCCATGCCGACGCACAGGAACGAGAGGGCGGCGAGCGCCAGCCCCAGGGCGAGGCTCTCGGCCGCCAGCGCGGTGCCGCAGGCGGCGCCGAACCCGCCGAGGCAGAGGGCCGCCATGCCGCCGACGATCCAGGGGGTGCGCCGGCCGCTGCGGTCGGAGCCGTAGCCCCAGCGCGGGCGCAGGACCTGCACGGCGTAGTGCAGGGCGACCAGCAGGCCCGGCACGAGGGCGGGCAGCGCCAATTCCACCACCATGACCCGGTTGAGGGTGGCGGTCATCAGCACGACGACGCTGCCCAGCGCGGTCTGGACGAGGCCGAGGCGGACGATCTGGGGCCAGCCGAGGCCCGTGCCGGGGTCCGGTGCCATCACGCCCCTCCCACCAGCGGGCGCAGCGCGAAGGCCGAGACCAGCATGCCGAGGACGTAGAGGGTGGTGCCGGTGCCGTTGTACCAGATCGCCCGCTCCCGGGGATTCTCCAGGAACCGGGCCATCAGGGCGAACTGCCCGGCGAGCAGCGCGGCGACGAGGCCGGCGTGCCAGTAGCGCTCCCAGCCGACGAGGAGCGCGATCACCGCCACCTGCGGCAGGGCCATGACCAGGCAGGCGAAGCGCGCGGCGCGCTCGGAGCCCATCTGCACCGGCAGCGACAGCAGCCCCATCCGGCGGTCGCCCTCCACGGACTTGAAGTCGTTGAGGGTCATGATGCCGTGGGCCCCGGCCGCGTAGAGCAGCGCCACCAGGAGCACCCGCCGGTCGGGCAGGGCGGCGGCCATGACGGCGGCGCCGGTGAACCAGGGCAGCCCCTCGTAGCAGAGCGCCACCGCGGCGTTGCCCCACCAGCCGTTCCGCTTCAGCCGCACCGGCGGCGCCGAGTAGATCCAAGCCAGGACCAGCCCGAACAGCGCGGCCCCGAGGATCCAGGGCCCGAGCGCGGCGGCCACCGCCAGCGACAGCGCCGTCCAGGCGAGCGCGAGGTAGAGCCCCCAGCGGCCCGGGATCCGCCCGGAGGGGATCGGCCGGTTCGGCTCGTTGATCGCGTCGACGTGGCGGTCGAACCAGTCGTTGGCGGCCTGGCTGGTGGCGCAGACCAGCGGGCCGGCCAGCAGGATGCCGGCGGCGATCACCGGCCACTGGCCGCTGGCCGGCTGGCCCGAGGAGATCACCCCGCAGGCGAAGGCCCACATCGGCGCGAACCACGTGAGCGGCTTCAGCAGCTCGATGACTGCGCTCGGGGCGGGCGTAGCGGTCATGACGGGAGGCTACCGGCGCCCGGCGGGGTGTCAAGCCAGATTTACACCGCGCGCCAGCATGTGCGCGACGTTTGTCGAATAAATACAGCGGCGGACCAGAAATACATTATCCGGAACACCGAAAAACCGTGCCGGCGGGACCGCCCGCGCGGGCGCTTTCCGGCGCTCCGGCGGCGCCCCGGGCGCTCCCGGCGACCCCCGTCCGCGAGGACGATTCCGGGATCTTCGAGGCCTTCGGTGCCGGGATCCGAGGGGGTCCGGCGGGCCCCGCCGTGCGCACCTTCGGGGGATGGGATGGGATTGGATGGGATGGGTGCCGCCGCGCCCGGAGGCCGCGCCCGGATCCTCAGATGTCCTCGACCGGGCCGTCCAGATCGCCGACGCCGTAGCGCCGCATCTTGGCGTAGAGGCCCTGCCGGCTCAGGCCGAGCATCTCGGCCGCCGAGGCCCGGTTGTCCCGGGTGATCCGCAGGGCCGCCTCGATGCAGAGCTTCTCGATCAGGTCGGTCGTCTCGCGCACCAGGGTCTTCATCGAGACCCGGCCGACCAGCTCGGTCATCTGCTCCACCGAGCGGGGCACCTCCCGCCCGACCCCGGGGCGCCCTTCGGCGATCCGCCGCGGGCCCGACCGGATGGCGAAGCCCAGGCAGGGGCGGGCGCCGGCCACCGACACGGCGGCGACCTCCACGTCCTCCATGCCGCCGTAGGCGCCGCGGACGACGGTGGCGAAGCGGCGCACGGCGCCGTGGTCGACGAGGGTCGCGAACAGCGCCTGCGCCTCGGTCTCGTCGCGGCCGAGCCAGTGGTCGAGGGTGCGCCCGCGGGCCTGGCCCACCGTGGCGAGCTGCGCCAGTTCCAGGAAGGCGGCGTTGGCCATGAGGATCCGCCGCGCCGAATCGGTGACCACGAAGCCCTCCGGCATCGCCTCGATCACCGCGGCGGTGGGCGCCTCCTGGTCGGGCCCGGGCGCCGCCGTCGCCGGGTCGGCGACCAGCTGCAGCAGCGCGCTCGCGCCGCCCTCGCCCCGGAACAGCGA from Methylobacterium oryzae includes the following:
- a CDS encoding CCDC90 family protein, with product MRAIHSAPRRGRGTAPFEPQGRAAIHAVLVRGPARGPACRPGARTGGLPGGADACDRAGRPTLSCLPRRDEGATFAEAAIRIRPIDPDGSNTRTSPMTALSLDTHALVRRLRATGLSEDQAEAITAAIRESRDSDLTNLVTKTDLAEAKFDIMKWVIGSIGFQTIVIVGAIVALSRAAH
- a CDS encoding DUF2252 family protein; translated protein: MDMQVPARSGRDASVLNHRRLCKIASSPHAYVRGSTARFYELLAGMPAGTLPEGPPVWICGDAHLGNLGALAGPDGGIDIQIRDLDQTVVANPAFDLVRLALSLVTAALNATLPGIVTARMMDAMADGYADGIADPEGAERGVDPSEIVVTTKRRALGRRWRHLSRERLKGKAARLPRGSRFFDLDADEQDSLTALIRDPEIRRLVLALGSAADDAEIRLLDAAYWIKGCSSLGRLRYAALVEVLGGDRPQLALLDVKEAVPHLAPAAGIAVPPDHAARVVAGARALSPNLGDRMVAGHIGGTPVTVRELLPQDLKIDAEQFSRGEAVRVSRHLAAILGRAHGRQMGAADRRAWIDAVRAPGPGPDAPGWLWSVVTDLMGAHQRGYLEHCRRIAREALDAA
- a CDS encoding geranylgeranyl diphosphate reductase produces the protein MARLDDGGPGRDSYDVVVVGGGPAGATAATDLARAGHAVLLLDKPGRIKPCGGAIPPRLIRDFAIPDALLVAKIRSARMVAPSGKAVDMPVGEGFVGMVDREHFDPWLRERAAAAGADLRAAAYDRITRPDDGPPLVHFTTGAGAGLARHAVRARLVLGADGACSPVGRAEVPGHARMRQVFAYHEILRVPEAGAPGAGSVEATRCDVYYQGRHSPDFYSWIFPHGDTLSIGTGSARKGFSLRSSIRALRAATGLDHAETVRREGAPLPLKPLKRWDNGRDVLLAGDAAGVVAPASGEGIYYAMLGGRLSAEAAAAFLRTGDARALAGARKQFMKLHGRVFWILGMMQWVWYRSDGLRERFVSICRDKDVQQLTWDSYMNKELVRAKPAAHARIFFKDLAHLFRWVSP
- a CDS encoding L,D-transpeptidase family protein, which encodes MTARLATARLLAAASLLALSLAACQDGSGINGPSARSLAPIAPQTVALMQSKGMQPSDPILIRTFKKEAEMEIWKRGSDGRYALLKTYPICRWSGQLGPKTREGDRQAPEGFYTITPGLMNPNSSYYLSFDTGFPNAVDRANGRTGKYLMVHGTCSSAGCFAMTDATIAEIYAVARDAFIGGQRSFQFQSYPFRMTAENMAKFRNDPNIAFWQNLKEGSDYFEALHEEPKVGQCGTKYVFGGADAAAGSCKPRVDPLVAEKSARDTHAVADLVAKGTPAVRVVYQDGGQNPVFRPQNASAFASLGGTETVLPYDAKEYGRHNLGDVSRPETLAAGPQEIELAPKGQPTMLAGAEPAAATRAAKAGGKGHGREPAAPTTPTTLMANRADPDAQVETTAALPDKPARIAVADADGDASSYQKLFGQLFAKDKPAPAAPAAPAVAAAVVPAAAPEPAKVAHAAETVAPKAARAHAVKTAKVEGKGESKADAKAEKPALRKGEPEGRKP
- a CDS encoding YqaE/Pmp3 family membrane protein; this translates as MSSLVRILLAIFFPPIAVLVTTGFGLQFLLNILLWILGWLPGTVHALWLMNRDRPLV
- a CDS encoding cytochrome c, producing MQRTRALSSGRAAPTRLAPMRAAPFLAGLLLAAPALAQDGSADQIERGKYLVTMGDCAACHTAPGGKYLAGNYALNMPFGVIMTPNLTPDKETGLGNWSYADFDQAFRHGYSKNVGYLYPAFPFAWFTKVTDEDTKAIWAYLQSVPAVNEKRKESQIPFPFSVRTALVTWRTAFFTEERFKPDPKASAEVNRGGYLVEGLGHCAMCHNENKLVGNSSFAGRFGGGVIDGWYAPNITPDGHQGIGAWTDEQVVTYLKTGTAPGDRPGVAAGPMRQTIMESLSKVKEEDLKAMVAYLRTVPAKQTYKPKDLTAFDTPDAPGASTYLTYCSSCHQPDGKGIEGAVPALAGNTSVQSEGPETVLRVIYGGLGAQSGLAPMVAIGQQMTDVEVKNVTDYIRNSWGNKAPVVTGEKASEARAATKTMLAGTAPCAEIEQDKLKAAFDKIGLQASLKGLKQQDFVPTLARLVQQVKAEPTGVTDDDIVNGLTTAFCKVGRDDPQYGNPSWPAVIGTFANVAYSQVKHPEKQAANVPSATTPPAKN
- a CDS encoding DUF1796 family putative cysteine peptidase, encoding MSEPGATGGLFGALGRLLGRRDAREPGRHNHASLGCNCQMAHVLKTLDLRQWSGPLDWIFSMPGMARDCLADDFAALVDRGQLESIPEAERRGPGIWRGRHRLYRERHGLECVFNHHDPATSEADYAFLTEGVRRLRRALDTPGTDNRLWMMTHLHTPRDVVEAIDDLLGQRASRNHLTFVQLETGHPRMAVVEALDLRPTLRWLTVQTPSEPVGLRLADPADDAALVAIIRAEAARRPALFA
- a CDS encoding TspO/MBR family protein; amino-acid sequence: MSLAAADLGPPAVAAVAAVLVAVAGGLATTTDTWYRRLRVPAWKPPDWAFGPVWAVIFALTTTAGVLAWNGDADPVARGVLLAAYAVNGVLNIAWSVLFFRFRRPDWALAEVAVLWLSIAVLVLVTGRVSGAAGLMNLPYLAWVSVAACLNLRIVRLNGPFAEPA
- a CDS encoding acetyl-CoA carboxylase carboxyltransferase subunit alpha, yielding MAVTRTYLDFEKPVAELEAKLEELRAVSARDGAVSIAEEVGRLEAKAGQALAEIYANLTPWQKTQVARHPQRPHFVDYRDGLITEFTPLAGDRSFGEDEAILGGFGRFRGRPVLVLGQEKGATTEARLRHNFGMARPEGYRKAVRLMETADRFGLPVLAFVDTAGAYPGIEAEERGQAEAIARSTEACLALGVPNVAVVIGEGGSGGAIALATANRVLMLEHAIYGVISPEGAASILWRDQGRASDAATAMKITAQDLLRLGVIDAIIPEATGGAHRDREAAIRAAGDAIADALAQFDGLSPVEVRDRRAEKFLAIGRTL